The DNA sequence tcctagcctgctcccaaacccgcctgcgctcctcaggaagtaagttattagaaagtatcatgaatatatcatgaaaggtgagactataagattgagttatatattgaaactgtttagtaaatgcagcagaattagaagtataagaacccagcttactttctatctgagagagttctgctagagagaatggaacatgaaccttaaccagtccatcccggttcaggcatagctaggagcatatgagcaggagagaaggaatccagaagagacgggttagcactgagaaagaaaaacgcaattatgtacggaaactctttccatctgcctgagcgcTGAGAGTAATTAGATAAgtcccgtaaaatatcgggatctaaggagccgctcggcggccattttttgttgttttctaaagcatattttggccattttttagaacatagacgaattagcttaggaatctttatgtgaggcattaaactgagaggttttaaagcttcaaccagacagcctaacggagaggaaggagtaacagggttggaagccttgtttcccatgtctgcagcagagaggcagaaaaaaaataaaaaagaaaaaaaacaaacgtgatccggagccaaggcccccaggcgtccccaaggccaaggacggataccaggcacaagctgctccttggctcgtcagccacagaagcaggggcctcccgccacgtgaggaaaggattccccgggaatccagacagcgtctgccgcttcgtcaagtcggatgaacgcgtcggccccacatggcccccaggacgcacccaacggtggtggtcccaacgcgagatatatctcaggctgcagacgtgggagagggctagaaatctcaggcctgcgataggggccgaccgtagccaatgaagaccgtggccgggggttccccggtctcaagaataattgtgaggcgccggacgatcaacggtcgttctcacaaattcaggaaaccgtttacgctggccaaaaaatggggggactcaccaatcggagaaagCGGTGTTGCATGGAATTTTTGCGGTCAGGCGAAATGGAGAGCGGTCTGTCGCGTACGGAGCAGAGTGTTGCAGTCCCCGGTTTACGGGTTTCCAGGCGCAGGGCGCCTGGAAGCGCCCGCTCGGTTTCGGCACCaaatgttagttttttagctgcgttgtgttcttacccagcaaggaaatgccacgaaacatgacagaatccgctaacaaagagttttattaaaggtaaagggacagagagtgaacaggcctgcgggaaacacgtgtgtggagaagggggaaccaggagcatggcgcctgattttaaaggctgggcgtggacagatcagcgtcactactacacgcaagcgcgtagatcacatggccacgttgcgcgcttacggtggccagtgaaacgtcacgcatctcggtcacgcgagatgccctgacccggaaatggctatcctgacctgggcctggctaggcggaagtgtccgccaggcatatgcgaacacgcctgaccgtgggggcgtgttgtaaatctttcagtcACCCTTTCCCATTTTCCTGATTAGATTACTTGCACCTGGttattcttttctccattgttccTCAACACCCCTAACCTGTCAATGGTCctgttttactttcctggtttctgtagttactaTAGGCTATGGACCTATAGTaactgaagatttggagctaggagcctccaataaaagagaatatgaaatgtttgttttttgggacTGAATTACCTCATTCACTGACTATGAtctcttctagttccatccatttacctgaaaaattcatgatttcattttctttacagacgAATAACATCCCAAAGTGTATATGTCCACATttgttatccattcatcagttgtaggacatttaggttgtttccatttccttgctattgtgaatagagcagtaatAAACATGACTGAGCTGTATCTTTGGAGAATgatgttgagtcctttgggcatatgccaaagagtggtacaGATGGGTTGAATGGAAGATTTAATATTAGCTTTCTGAGGATGCTCCTCACTGATTTCCATGATGGCCGCACCAGTTTGAAATCCCTCCAATAGTGAACAAAGGTCCCCCAACTCCTGTATCCCTTCATTGTTTTGTCATTGGTTGTTTCATTGATCTTTGCCATTGTGACTGGagtaagaggaaatctcaaaagttgttgtgatttgcatttccataattCGTAGGGGtgatgaacactttttttttttgagaatgtttagccattatttcttcttcttgtaAGAACTCTTTATTCAGACCCCAGGCCCATTTTTCTAATAGGTCACTTGTTATatttactcttctttttttttagttctttatgtattctggatattaatcctttgACAAGTGTATAGCTAGCAAAGATTctctcctattctgtaggcttccCTCTTATGTGACTGACTGTTTCCTTAGCTGTGCcaaagctttttagttttgtaaagtctcacttgtcaattgttggccttaattcttgaGTAAATGAAGTCCTATCCAGGgagtcctttcctacacctaCATCATGGGAGGGGTTGCTCATGTTTTCTTCCAGCAGTTTCAGTTTTGCAAGAATGAGATCAGGATCTTGATTAGGATGGCATCATATGTGTAAATAGCTGTTGGAAGAATGGTCATCttcagttgtgtggcttggtctgtttgtgggacccctggcagtgggaccaggacttgtctcaggtgtatgaactggctttttggagcccattccctatggtgggataccttgctcagccttgatgcaggagggaggggctaggcCCTGCCTCAATTTGGTATGCCTgactttgttgactacccaagggaggccttaccccttctgaggagtggatggagggcaAGATGGAGGTAGATGGGGAGAGATGggggggatgggagaaggggaaggagggagaactggggttggtatgtaaagtgaaaaaaaattaaataaaaaaaaaagaaaagaaaaagaatggtcATCCCAACATCTGCCAATACATGAGGATGGGTTagatatctttccattttctgctatCTTTATCCGTCTCTTTCCTCAGAGGTTTCATGGTAGATGTCCTGTGCTTTCTTGGCTAGgcttattcctagatattttattttctttgaggataTCGTGAGTGGGATTGTGTCCATAATCTCTGTTGGAAGTTTGTTGCCTGGGTATTGAAAAGCTGCTTATTTGTGGAAGATGATCCTGTATCCTTTCACATTATTACACTTGTTTATCATTTCCAGGAGTTTTCTGATGATAGAATTTTTGTGATCTCTGATGTAtaatatcatgtcatctgcaaatagggatggTTTGACTTTTTCTCTCCCTGTTTGTATCCCTCTAATTTCTTCCTTTTGCCTTATTGCTCCAACAGTACTACAAGGACAACGTTGAATTGGGGTGGGGATAGTGGACACCACTatctcattcctgatttttttcaatgttttctccatttaggatgatgcTGCCTGTGGATTTTTCCTACATAGCCTTTGTTATGCTAATGCTAGTTCCCTCTGGCCATACAAAGACAGTGTCCTTTACCATGTGgaaacttttcagttttatgtggtCCCACTTATTAGTTGTTAAGACTTAGTGTCTGTGCTTTTGGTATCATCtgcagaaagtcttttcctgtgcgaACAAGTGTGAGCTGTACCACTGGTGCTAGGTTTGTTGGTTGGATGTGGCATGGGTAGGCTAAGGACAGGAAGTCTTCTCAGGATGGGCTGGCATACAGTATGTGAGTCCAGGGACAAGATGGGGGTTTGGGAACAGTCAAGACAGTACTAATCAGAATGAGCCTGTGGAAAGGGTGTGAGACCCTGGCTAGGAATGAGGATTGAAGGGAGTGCTGGTGGATAAGGTTAAAGGAATTCATCACACTGGACCTGGCCACAGGATGTGGGATCCTGGGAAGGCTTGGAGCTTAGATGTGGTATAGCCAAGTGGAGTAGAGAACAAGAGGGAGAGTGAATGTGGCTATTCTGAGTTTGTGCCATGTATAGTGACTATAGGGTCTGACAAGTGTTGATGTaaccaacagtcttattaaataagaaacacagagccgattcagagaagaaagccaagaggtcagagctaagagcctcacatttcctgcttcagcgatcttcttcagtcaagagagctctatgaaaggggcctacttcctgtgtgtatgtctttatatagtctagctgttctgccttctcattggttgtaaacccaaacacgtgattgcctcgtcactgcctgtatgtacagccctccaggtcctctatggtattgagattaaaggcgtgcgccgccgccgctgccgccgccgccaccgccgccgccgccgccgccaccgccaccgccgctgccaccacgcacttgctatggctctaatagctctgacccccaggcaactttatttattaacatacaattaaaatcacatttcagtacaagtaaaataccaccacagacaagTATGACTGGGATTGATAGCCAATACCAAGGAGTGGAGATGCGCCATTCAAGATGAGGGAACTGTCTGAGACAAGTGGAAACTGGACCAGGGGAGAAGGAATGGAAGAGGGGAGGCAAAACATGGGTCTTATATAGCTTACTGGGTCATATCACATGTTGGCTACAGAGTTCCTGGAAGCAAGTGTGGCTTAGGTTGGCAGGGTATCCCAAAGAAACagagatgacatttttttttgaggcacagtctcacATAACTTGAGTTCCCATttaaaacttactatgtagctgaagatgatcttgaacttctcatTCTCCTGACTGATGGGGTTACAGGAGTGTGTTATCAGTATGGCTggattttgcagtgctgggatttgagTCAAGGAGCTGAATATTAGCAAGTACTGTAACAAGTTTAAGTCTTCCGCATATGGATACCATTTATTTCCCAGTACCATTGGTCATGGAGGCTGTTCTTTCTCCATCGTGTTTTTGGCATCTCTGAGAATCAGTTATCCAGTTTATGAAATTATTTCTGGGATATCTATTCTGTTCCTAGGTTTTATAGCACTGGCATGCTTTAGGATTGCTGTGGCCCTGCTATGTGTCTTGATATCTTGTATTGTGGTGCTTCCAGCCTTATCTTTTTCCTGATGTTTTTCACCCCTTCCCCACTGTGCTGTGTGTACTCTACCAAATAAAAGCATGCAAAGACATCTCTCTATCTTTGCAAAAAGATAAATGTGACATCTATCCTAGACATAAATTTCTCTTCACAAAGCAATGATTACTACAGTTGGCTTATTATGTGTCAAAGTGAAATTCAGCATCCATTCATTTGTTTGATTTGAACCAGGATAGCTTTTGTGAAAGAAATGGGATGTAGGTATGATTTAAATGTGTGTTATTCTAGAGTTCCGAGTGCTGCTCTCTCTGTAGATTAAAAACTTCTGATGAAATGTTGAGTTTTTGAAATTTACTCTCTTTGAAAATTTACTCTCTTATGTAATTATGTATTTTATCATGTAAGGTCTTCACTATCCAGCTCCTCCCAGACTTCCTCACATAGCCTCTCTCTCGTAACTTCACATCCTCTCTTCATAACCACTGAGTCTAATCTGTGCTGTCTATATAGGAACGGATTTAGTCATGGTCCCTGGAGTATGGGAAGCCTAGTAGGGGCCACTTCCTCCACCCCCCAAAAACTCTGACTGTCCCTACTTTACCAGAaagttcctcagctaggggtggagcCCTTAGGAGGAACTTTTAAAATGTCTACACCAGATTCCATCAAAGTTCTGAATCTGCCTTGAATAGTTACCGTTCAGAGATGTGTTTCCACATGTGGCTGCgcagtggtgatgcatacctttaatcccagcactcaggagtcagaggcaggcagacctttgggttcaaggtcagcctggtctacagagcgagttccaggacagccaggactacaaagagaaaacctgtctcagaaaactgaactaaataaacaaaaagaaagttctACATGTAATACTAATTAATATGACTCTATCAGAAGCTCTGaggtaaaacattttaatatatatctGAGGATGGCACAAAAATGCAGATGCCAATTCAACAGCATGGAGAGAGAGACCTGAAATATTACTTCCtataagcccccccccccccccccccccgtgatgTTCACCCAatgattcatttttttccaacataacatttttattgattatttgggaatttcatataatgCACCCCAATTGCACACACTTCCCCATCCTCCCAGGTCTGCcccattaaaaaaagagaagtagAAGGAAAACCACAAAATGTAAgtctaatttgtgttgcccatatactcactggagcatggtcaaactccctgTGGCCATCcccttaaagaaactgagtccttccccacccagACCCCTTGCCAGGATCTATCAGTTGTGGAGAGTTACacctcagcatccttatcacatattttaagagttctctttgatggcttcCTCTGTAGCCTGTTACTTTTTTGAGAGGTGTGGTGTGGTAGGGTGGGGGTAAGGGTTGTCATTGAGGCCTTCTATgactctttctcaactgtgaatATGCAGTCATTGATATCTCTGCAAAGGAGTCTTCCTTGCTCTTTAATAGTGGGAAcatggatcatggacttccacatggtttctttCTGGCAACAGCATGGATCATAGACTTCCACATGGCCTCTGGCATTGGCATGAGCCATGGACCTTAGCATGGTCTCCAGTGGCGGTATAGATCATGGACATCAAAATGGCCTTCTGCTGCAACATGACCATGGATACCATCGTGGCCCTTGATGTCAGCACAAGATcctgctgtcagttttcagagagtccTAGTATCAGCCTGGGTTGTGAAGGGATCTCTACAGGACACCCTCAGCCAACAACTCAACCAAATGCAACCCAGTCTGACCATTTGAAGTCTTGCCTGAccacaaaagatggccagttcagactccatatcctCCTTTACTAGGAGTCCTCAATAAGGCTGGTCACCCTGATAGATTCCAGGAAATTTCCACTGCTATCGATTCCCATACTACCCCCCAAATACCCCCAAATTTCAGCTGTCTCTCCCCaaactctcttcctccatcccttctctgggtctgtaatttatagcatggttatcctttactttatggctaataACCACTTGTAAGTGTGTACAtgtcatgtttgtttttctgggtctgggctactTCACttaggatgatcttttctagttccatccattagccagtaaatttcatgatgtcatttttttcataattttccattgtataacacaaagaataaagaaagacatGTTACAAGCAACATGCTATAGAAGATACAATGAATTCTGCTGGGGAAAACTACGCTGATAATATGGCACTTATAGTTTTGAAGTGCCTCTCTTTGAAAAGTTAACATCTACCTGAAAGTTTGTCAGCTCATTACTGACCCATGGCTTTAAGATTCTGACATTTCCATATAAGATTGTGGTGTACAAATATGTTGGAGCATGGTCATTGTTGTTCTGCAATTCATAAAACCCATGGCCACATGTTAAACATGTCTGGGACTCTACACTCATTTAAAATAACTCAATAATATCAAAGACCTCCTAGGAACCTCCTATGACTTTTTTCAAggcttctttcatttctttatttcggAGGCTGTAGATCATGGGGTTGAAGAAGGGAGTCAAAACTGAGTAGAACAAAGTTGTGAACTTTTGCATGCCTTTTGCTTGTCCTGATCCCGGACTTACATATGTTATCATGACTGAGCCATAGAATAGAGCTACAACAGCCAGGTGTGATGAACAGGTGGAGAAAGCCTTCTTTGAGCCCGCAGCCGAGGGCATCCGTATCACAGCCCTCAGCACTAAGGTATATGAACCAATAATGTAAAAAAATGTAGCAAAGATGAGGAGGGAGCTCATAGTGCCGCAGATGAGAACAGTGCCTGGGATTGGGACACAGGCTGAAGCTAGATCCAACAGGGGACCGAGGTCACAGAGAAAGTCATCAATCACATTGGGGCCACAAAATGGCAGTTGAGTGATGAGCATCACTGGGATAAGAAACCAGAGGAAGCCATAGACCCAGCAAAATATGATCAGGCTGCCACAGAACCTTGTGGTCATGACAGTGGGGTAGTGCAGCGGGCGGCAGATTGCCAGGAACCTGTCATAGGCCATGATAGAGAGAAATAAACATTCAGTTGTCCCCAGGGAGAAGAAGAAGTACAACTGGAGTAAGCATCGAGTGAAGGAGATGGTTTTGGTTGTGGAGAGGAAGTTGACCAGCATGTTTGGCACATCAGAGTTGATGTAGCATATTTCTAGGAAGGCGAAGTTGGCCAGCAGAATGTACATGGGAGTATGGAGCCGCTGATCCCAGTGCACTGCATATACAATCGCCATATTTCCAAGCAAAGTGAAAACGTAAACCATAAAGAATATGGAGAAAAGGAAGATCTGTATTTCTCTGCGGCAAGGGAAGCCTAAGAGGATGAAGTGACTCACAGTGTGAGAAGTATTTCTGGCTGCGGTCATTGTCTTCCGATCTGTGAAGATTACAGATTAAGAAATTATGTTTCCTGACTCCTCTTCAAGAGAGTACATACACATTCCAGCTATGGGGCAGGGCATCCAAAACAGTGTTTTCTATTTGTTGTTTAATTGAACACCCTAATAACATTGTTGTTGAGataatctatatatttatattcataattaTAAACCACTGGTCAGTCAAAATAGTATATATCAATAATCTTGTGAAACCTTTTTGAAAAATTTTCTTGAAATTAAGATAAATGTGCAAACGAAcatatttcttctttcattccttaCTGTATAGTTAATCTTGGAGAACACTGGTTCCAACAACTCAGAAAAATTTCTGGCAAAAGTTAAACTGATATCTCAGCATCTctcttaattcacctataaagaTGAGAAtatatttggttttctgagacaagatctcaccatgtagcccatgctgtcctggatctcactctgaagaccaggttgaccttgaactcacagagatctacctgcctctgccttctgagtgctgggattaaaggcttatgccaccactgcccagctaatacAATTTAAACAATACAGAGGAGAGAAAATGAGGTTTAAGATTCCATATGCCACCTCCTCGTCTAGGCTCTAGCCCAGTGATTCTCCATGACCTTTCCACCAAATACCTTCTTTCAGACCTACCAGATAAAGTCCAGGTCCCACATAACTACCCAGGTCCAGTCTGACCAACTCCTTCTATGCATCAGCCATCCTCTTGGTTTCAACCGGGAGCCACCCTACCTGCCACCACAAACAGGTCCCTTCTGCAATGCATCCAACCTCTCCACCCATTCAGatctcccacctcctccttcccctctccctccccctcctcctccttgggaTAGCCTAGTGACCCTTTCTGATCTGCCTATCCACACCCTTTCTCCAAAATGCCATGTCTATCCCAGGTCCCATATTCAGTGTCCTAGCTTCGTCTAGCCACACATATCAGCACTTGCTGGACTCTCCCTACAAATCTGCCAAACCACAGACCCTTCTATGACACGTCCAACCTGATTATCCTGGTTCTGAGCAACAACGTGATATCCAAGAtgaagaatggttcattttctggattggacCTCCTTGAAAGACCTCTATGGTCTGTGCTGCCCCTGGAGGCCACTTTGGTATCTGTGGTCTGCTGCCCAGGCTGTACTGAAGCCCCAGGTTCATGTGGATGTCTGTGATGTGGATGTCTGTAGGATGCTGTAGGATGGTCCTACAGCAGCCAGGAgttgtgttgatgtccatggcctgtgttaccacggTAGGCCATTTGAATTTCTGTGGTCTGTGTTgcagcctgaagccatgttgatgttcttggcctgtgctgccaccgaGGGCTATGATGGTGTTTGCGGCCTGTGCAGTGGCAaaggctgtgttgatgtctgtggtctgtcctGCCACGAGAGACCATGCCGAGGTCTGTGTGGCGCGTGCTGACTCCAGAGGCGAAGTGGATGTTTGTGGGCCATGCTGTTGCCAGAAACCATATGTATATCTGtgatccatttttctgttgactgtaaagggcaaggaagctacttgctgcaagccacaaaatacacaaagtaggatttcagctgactatgacaaagttaatacctggaagaaaccaagggccttccagaggtcaagctgaggctcaaggagccttggtgatatttgggttttgattatcagccatttcctgctatgagtttcttgtgtgctattgcaGCTTTCcttcatttattgggcaccatttccactctactaaaggaacatttagataaccttgtgcgctgacagctatgcacagccagaacctcagttcaagcctccctgtaattattgtcgttggcagcatccggccaggtccatcctcagacggaggaaagtaccttatcagagataacCTCTGCACtatctaagaacagacttaagcatccaggctacctgtttgagaaggcctggcggatgtgccaattaagcttaacttcctcctttctctaATCTTAcatctagttccagatctccctttaactatcaccagagacATCTAGcagtacacaggttgcctagcgaccgagcaCACCTACcctcaccctgcagaaaaatggcagatagcttggacagataggagccacaggaaaaacggagacagttttattttctctcattgacttatagattcttaacattttctaccaatcacatttaagattatagttgagcacataagagccctcttcttagattattacctgaatttagcctttagttaattcatttccccattggtcacttccctttggggttgcaaataataattaatggttattgcctctctatgtgattcttatcacccctctgtttgaccctggaagcctggctttgcactgccaagggattattgcttgtaagtgtatatatgctgggactcccagggcacgggaaggatggagaaaaagatttggaagaataaatgactggactaagagctcggtgtgctgagattctatttcctgaaaatagtcctcgccgttagtagttctctttcctgagcccctgggatgtatattattaaggctggtccatCTAATGTTATACAAGAGCTACTTTTGCcatggtattgatgactgcagactcacagttgagaaagagggacatagaaAGCTTCTGTGACAATTCTCATCCCTACTGCCTGCCCTCCCTTCCCCGCAAGGaacagcctagacagaaagccattgaagagaactcttaaaaactgtgataaggACAGTGTAGCTCTCCTTAACTGATGGCTTCTCACTGAGGTGCATGTGaggaaggactcagttctctttaaagggctggccactgggagttggaccatgttccagtgagtatatgggcaacaccaattggacttttatttttatttttcttctttttttgtgggg is a window from the Peromyscus eremicus chromosome 9, PerEre_H2_v1, whole genome shotgun sequence genome containing:
- the LOC131920065 gene encoding olfactory receptor 11H6-like; the encoded protein is MTAARNTSHTVSHFILLGFPCRREIQIFLFSIFFMVYVFTLLGNMAIVYAVHWDQRLHTPMYILLANFAFLEICYINSDVPNMLVNFLSTTKTISFTRCLLQLYFFFSLGTTECLFLSIMAYDRFLAICRPLHYPTVMTTRFCGSLIIFCWVYGFLWFLIPVMLITQLPFCGPNVIDDFLCDLGPLLDLASACVPIPGTVLICGTMSSLLIFATFFYIIGSYTLVLRAVIRMPSAAGSKKAFSTCSSHLAVVALFYGSVMITYVSPGSGQAKGMQKFTTLFYSVLTPFFNPMIYSLRNKEMKEALKKVIGGS